A part of Desulfovibrio sp. TomC genomic DNA contains:
- a CDS encoding B12-binding domain-containing radical SAM protein produces the protein MLVALISPYPDITAFGVRAIAAYLKANGVAVRLIFLPDPLGDALTDAPERYPSRVMDDMVRLCADCDLVGVSLMTNYVDNAGQITRAVKAACPAPVLWGGVHPTIRPEECLETADLVCVGDGEEAILDVARAIADGGDLTAIANIQARRPDGSIARNPVRPLTQDLDALPAPDWSHDDHHIWDPNRPEAGVVPLTPAVTEAFLARGTVSQMLGKIGYQTMTGRGCPHRCAYCVNDAVKSLYGAKGYLRWRGVDHVMAEIEAARGVLPGIGYVWISDDAFFARPLADIQEFCRQWKARIGLPFSCLGSPATITREKMDALLDAGLFYLQMGVQTGSARIQELFNRKAMGNDVMLAAMKIINESKDRMFPPSYDFILDTPYETAADRLESVRFIARIPKPFRLQPFSLVLYPGTKLHAMAAADGFLTDERRQVYTKSYTMRRPDYVNLLILLAKGGRMPSRLLAVLASDSLGGVLARPAFDPLWRVLFWLMEPAKRLLRAVAGRS, from the coding sequence ATGCTCGTTGCCCTCATCTCCCCTTATCCCGACATCACCGCCTTCGGCGTGCGGGCTATTGCGGCCTATCTCAAGGCCAATGGCGTGGCCGTGCGCCTGATTTTCCTGCCCGATCCCCTCGGCGACGCCCTGACCGACGCGCCCGAGCGCTATCCGTCCCGGGTCATGGACGACATGGTCCGGCTGTGCGCCGACTGCGATCTGGTCGGCGTGTCGCTTATGACCAATTATGTTGACAACGCCGGGCAGATCACCCGGGCCGTCAAGGCCGCCTGCCCGGCCCCGGTGCTGTGGGGCGGGGTCCATCCCACCATCCGGCCCGAGGAGTGCCTGGAAACGGCCGATCTGGTCTGCGTTGGCGACGGCGAGGAAGCCATTTTGGACGTGGCGCGGGCCATTGCCGATGGCGGCGACCTGACCGCCATCGCCAATATCCAGGCCCGCCGACCGGATGGGAGCATTGCCCGCAATCCGGTGCGGCCGCTGACCCAGGATCTGGACGCCCTGCCGGCCCCGGACTGGTCCCACGACGACCACCACATCTGGGACCCCAACCGGCCCGAGGCCGGCGTTGTGCCGCTCACCCCGGCCGTGACCGAGGCCTTCCTGGCCCGGGGCACGGTGTCGCAGATGCTCGGCAAGATCGGCTACCAGACCATGACCGGCCGGGGCTGCCCCCACCGCTGCGCCTACTGCGTCAACGACGCCGTCAAGTCGCTGTACGGGGCCAAGGGCTATCTGCGCTGGCGCGGGGTCGACCATGTCATGGCCGAGATCGAGGCGGCCAGGGGCGTGCTCCCGGGCATTGGCTATGTCTGGATTTCCGACGACGCCTTTTTCGCCCGGCCGCTGGCCGACATTCAGGAATTTTGCCGGCAGTGGAAGGCGCGCATCGGTTTGCCGTTTAGCTGCCTGGGGTCGCCGGCCACCATCACCCGGGAAAAAATGGACGCGCTTCTGGACGCCGGCCTGTTCTATCTCCAGATGGGCGTGCAGACCGGTTCGGCCCGCATCCAAGAGCTTTTCAACCGCAAGGCCATGGGCAACGACGTCATGCTGGCGGCCATGAAGATCATCAATGAATCCAAAGACCGCATGTTTCCGCCCAGTTACGATTTCATTTTGGATACGCCCTACGAGACTGCGGCCGACCGGCTGGAATCGGTGCGCTTCATTGCCCGCATCCCCAAGCCCTTCCGGCTCCAGCCCTTTTCCCTGGTGCTCTATCCCGGCACCAAGCTCCACGCCATGGCTGCGGCCGACGGCTTTTTAACCGACGAGCGGCGGCAGGTGTATACCAAAAGCTATACGATGCGCCGGCCGGATTACGTCAATCTGTTGATTTTGCTGGCCAAGGGCGGGCGCATGCCGTCGCGGCTGCTGGCCGTGCTGGCCTCGGACAGCCTGGGCGGGGTCTTGGCGCGGCCGGCCTTTGATCCGCTGTGGCGGGTGCTTTTTTGGCTGATGGAACCGGCCAAGCGGCTGCTGCGGGCCGTGGCGGGGCGGTCGTGA
- a CDS encoding B12-binding domain-containing radical SAM protein produces MKIALVQSWLGPQAGEPVFPIGLASLAASLPGHSVAAFDPNVAGGDPMAALAEFLRDFSPDMTGVSLRNIDSTNTRVNVSYLKPFSDTLAVVRRETTGALVVGGAGFSMFAKAIMASWPIIDYGVALEGETAFAALADALARGNAPSSVPSLFCRDAAGDAFFTGESAKIDLLMLASPDFSLLPLAPYAAVPWGVGVETKRGCALSCVYCPYGFLNGRRYRYKAPKQVAAEIIALRDVHGARRFTFLDSVFNVPVDHARAVLDAMIAAGATLPWSAWFAERGLDRDFLELARRAGCDTVIFSPDAFGDAALKKLGKASSVAEIKAAYRLVRDLGCFEVSYNFFKNPPGQTLSAAVDMVRFIVKARREMGKKAHFELNSIRVEPHTALAKLAEAEGLIAPDTDLLSPVLYSQKKTAYIEKLFDILLRAAGK; encoded by the coding sequence GTGAAAATCGCCCTGGTCCAGTCCTGGCTTGGGCCGCAGGCGGGCGAGCCGGTGTTTCCCATCGGCCTGGCCAGTCTGGCCGCCAGCCTGCCCGGCCACAGCGTGGCCGCCTTTGATCCCAATGTGGCGGGCGGCGACCCCATGGCCGCCCTGGCGGAATTTTTGCGCGATTTTTCCCCCGATATGACGGGCGTGTCCCTGCGCAATATCGACTCCACCAACACCCGGGTCAATGTCTCGTACTTAAAGCCCTTCAGCGACACCCTGGCCGTGGTCCGCCGGGAAACCACCGGAGCGCTGGTGGTCGGCGGGGCCGGCTTTTCCATGTTCGCCAAGGCCATCATGGCCTCCTGGCCGATCATCGACTACGGCGTGGCCCTGGAAGGCGAAACCGCCTTTGCCGCCCTGGCCGACGCCCTGGCGCGCGGCAATGCCCCGTCCTCGGTGCCGTCCCTTTTTTGCCGGGACGCTGCGGGCGACGCCTTTTTTACCGGCGAATCGGCAAAAATAGATTTGTTGATGCTCGCTTCCCCGGACTTCTCCCTCCTGCCGCTGGCCCCCTATGCCGCCGTGCCCTGGGGGGTTGGGGTCGAGACCAAGCGCGGCTGCGCCTTGTCCTGCGTCTACTGCCCGTATGGGTTTTTAAACGGCCGGCGCTACCGGTATAAGGCCCCCAAGCAGGTGGCGGCCGAAATCATCGCCCTGCGCGATGTCCACGGCGCACGGCGGTTTACCTTCCTCGATTCGGTTTTTAACGTCCCGGTCGACCACGCCCGGGCAGTCCTTGACGCCATGATCGCAGCCGGGGCGACGCTCCCCTGGTCGGCCTGGTTTGCCGAGCGCGGGCTTGACCGCGATTTCCTGGAACTGGCCCGCCGGGCCGGTTGCGACACGGTCATTTTTTCCCCGGACGCCTTTGGCGATGCGGCGCTCAAAAAACTCGGCAAGGCCTCGAGCGTGGCCGAGATCAAGGCCGCCTACCGCCTCGTGCGCGACCTGGGCTGCTTTGAGGTGAGCTACAATTTCTTCAAGAACCCGCCCGGCCAGACCCTTTCTGCCGCCGTCGACATGGTCCGCTTTATCGTCAAGGCCCGGCGCGAAATGGGGAAAAAAGCCCATTTTGAGCTCAACAGCATCCGGGTGGAGCCGCACACCGCCCTGGCCAAACTGGCCGAGGCCGAAGGCCTGATCGCCCCGGACACCGACCTGCTGTCGCCGGTGCTGTATTCCCAGAAAAAGACTGCCTATATCGAAAAACTTTTTGACATCCTGCTCCGGGCGGCCGGAAAATAG
- a CDS encoding lysophospholipid acyltransferase family protein, with translation MRVRESLARDLLRLVVWYPLRLAAERLPPRAALALYRAMGRLHGLLARGRAGRIAAAAAAVVDAEFPPATLKKAVREAFATHYVNQLILFQLPQLTAANCDQLIEFDGLTRLELARAGGRGVVLPIGHFGPTQLPLAALGALGFPLVQIGNLSNAGLSFIGRHVAFRLRQRYEARIPARIVPPGPGTRLALAHLRRGGVVMTTADDGPGQPPFGRHAFFDFPGGQLSVPLGPARLALAAGAVLMPVFLQAGTGAPYRLVIGEPIDPPPGAGRDEAALAMTAAWVERYTARVQAAPGWWHGLEAHLFP, from the coding sequence ATGCGGGTGCGCGAGAGTCTGGCCCGCGATCTGCTGCGGCTGGTGGTCTGGTATCCCCTGCGCCTGGCGGCCGAGCGTCTGCCGCCCCGGGCCGCCCTGGCCCTGTACCGGGCCATGGGCCGGCTGCACGGGCTGCTGGCCCGGGGCCGGGCCGGGCGCATCGCAGCGGCAGCGGCGGCGGTTGTCGACGCCGAATTTCCACCCGCAACGCTAAAAAAAGCGGTGCGGGAGGCGTTTGCCACCCACTATGTCAACCAGCTCATCCTCTTTCAGCTGCCGCAGCTGACTGCCGCCAATTGCGATCAACTTATTGAATTCGACGGCCTGACCCGCCTGGAGCTGGCCCGGGCCGGTGGGCGCGGCGTGGTCCTGCCCATCGGCCATTTCGGCCCGACCCAGTTGCCGCTGGCCGCCCTGGGGGCGCTCGGGTTTCCCCTGGTCCAGATCGGCAACCTGTCCAATGCCGGGCTGTCGTTTATCGGCAGGCATGTCGCCTTCCGCCTGCGCCAGCGCTACGAAGCGCGCATCCCGGCCCGCATCGTGCCGCCCGGTCCCGGCACGCGACTGGCCCTGGCCCATCTGCGCCGCGGCGGGGTGGTCATGACCACGGCCGACGACGGCCCGGGGCAGCCGCCCTTTGGCCGCCACGCTTTTTTCGATTTTCCGGGCGGGCAGCTGTCCGTGCCGCTCGGGCCGGCCCGGCTGGCCCTGGCCGCCGGCGCAGTCCTGATGCCGGTTTTTCTCCAGGCCGGGACCGGTGCGCCCTATCGCCTTGTCATCGGCGAACCTATCGATCCGCCCCCGGGGGCCGGCCGAGACGAAGCCGCTTTGGCCATGACCGCCGCCTGGGTGGAGCGTTATACCGCCCGGGTCCAGGCCGCTCCAGGCTGGTGGCACGGTCTGGAAGCACATCTTTTTCCTTGA
- a CDS encoding glycosyltransferase family 2 protein, with the protein MKNSMKLSIVIPAYNEEGNITSTVEGIRAVLVRESIPYELVLVDDNSADATGAVLETLAAADPGIVVVRREPPRGFGRAVRSGLDRATGEVIIICMADLSDDPEDIIKYYRKIEEGFDCVFGSRFIRGARCVNYPRFKLFCNRIVNKVMQLMFWTRYNDLTNSFKAYRSYVIRDIWPLKACHFNITIELSLNTLIRNYAIAEVPISWQGRTWGSSNLHISEMGRRYLSTLLRAWFEKNLILDDLMAESMVCRTRSVVRAAGIEGRVADLERRLAALEEVKGAAKEA; encoded by the coding sequence ATGAAAAATTCCATGAAGCTCTCTATTGTCATTCCGGCCTATAATGAAGAAGGCAACATCACCTCCACCGTGGAAGGCATCCGCGCCGTACTGGTGCGCGAGTCGATCCCTTACGAACTGGTGCTGGTCGACGACAACAGCGCCGACGCCACCGGGGCCGTGCTGGAAACATTGGCTGCGGCCGATCCCGGCATTGTGGTGGTGCGCCGGGAACCGCCGCGCGGCTTTGGCCGGGCCGTGCGCTCGGGCCTGGACCGGGCCACAGGCGAGGTCATCATCATCTGCATGGCCGATCTGTCCGACGACCCGGAAGACATCATCAAGTACTATCGCAAAATAGAAGAGGGCTTTGACTGCGTCTTCGGCTCGCGCTTCATTCGCGGCGCACGGTGCGTCAATTACCCGCGCTTCAAGCTCTTTTGCAACCGCATCGTCAACAAGGTCATGCAGCTCATGTTCTGGACGCGCTACAATGACCTGACCAACTCGTTCAAGGCCTATCGCTCCTACGTCATTCGAGACATCTGGCCGCTTAAGGCCTGTCATTTCAATATCACCATCGAACTGTCGCTTAATACCCTCATTCGCAACTACGCCATCGCAGAAGTGCCCATTTCCTGGCAGGGCCGCACCTGGGGCAGCTCCAACCTGCACATCTCCGAGATGGGGCGGCGCTATTTAAGCACGCTGCTGCGGGCCTGGTTCGAGAAAAATCTCATCCTCGACGACCTCATGGCCGAATCCATGGTCTGCCGCACCCGCTCCGTCGTGCGCGCCGCCGGCATCGAAGGCCGCGTGGCCGATCTCGAACGCCGGCTGGCAGCGCTGGAAGAGGTGAAGGGAGCGGCAAAAGAGGCATGA